The DNA window GCATCCCGGCCTCGTCGCCCAGCGTTCGGCGTCCAGTCGCACCGGCACCTGCCGCCAGCTGACATCCCACGTAGGACTCAATCCAACCCCCGGTTTTCCGTGCCCGCCCGTGCTGAACCGGTCAGCCGCGCGGCGGGCCATCGTGTCGGCCTCGTGCCCGACGGCCGATGACTCAAAGATGCCCACGCCGCTGGACGCCCCGCTTGCAGAACGCCTGCAGTCGGGCTGCAGGGCCCTCTGCCCCTGATTGACAGAACATGCCAAACTCGACTGATAGCGCGATACACACGAACGAAATCGATCAACAAATGTCAGGAACAACCGGCGCGGAGGAGGGTCCGCTGGTGGAGTTCCGACTGTTGGGACCGCTCGAAGTGTGGGTCGACGGCCGGCAGATCCGACTGGGTTCGGCCAAGGAGCGCGCAGTCCTGGCTGTCCTGATCTGTGCGGCGGAGTCGCCGGTCACCGTGGACGCCCTGCTGGAACGGGTCTGGGACGGCAATCCGCCGCCCAGCGGGCCGGACACCCTGCAGAGTTATGTCTCCCGGCTGCGCAACCGGCTGCGGGCCGCAGCGGGAGACGGCGTACGGCTGGACTTCTCCGCACGCACCTACCGGCTTCGTACCGACCCCGAGGCGGTGGACCTGCAACGGTTTCGGCGGCTGCACCGGCAGGGCCGCGCCACGGCTGCGGCAGGCGATCCCGAGCGGGCCGTGGAACTGCTGCGGGACGCCCAAGCGCTGTGGCGCGGGGATGCGCTCTCCGGGTTCGACAGCGTCTGGGCCACCGGCCTGCGCAGTCGGCTGGGCGAGGAGCATCGCGCGGCCCGCGAGCAGCGCATCCGGCTGGAGCTCGACCTCGGGCGGCACGCCGAACTCATCGGCGAACTCAGCGAGTTGGCAGCTGCCCGGCCGGTTCCCGAGCCGATGGTCATGGACCTGATGCTGGCGCTGTACCGCAGCGGTCGGCACGCCGAGTCGCTCACCGCCTACCGGGACGCCCGAGCGCGGCTGCGGGACGAACTCGGCCTCGATCCCAGGCCCGAGTTGAACCACCTCCACCAGCGGATCCTGCGCCGCGACCCCGCCCTGGCCGTCCCCGAGCCGACCGACCACGCCCCCGGCCGGGCCTCGCGAGCCCCCGACAACCTGCCGCGTGACCTCCCTGACTTCACCGGACGCCGGGCGGAGCTGGAGGTCCTCCTCGCAGAGCCCCCGTCCGACACGACCTCCCTCCCGGTGACCGTGATCCACGGCATGCCGGGAGTAGGCAAGACCACCTTGGCCATCCGCGCGGCCCACCTGCTGCGCGACCGCTACCCGCACGGCCTGATCCACCTGGACCTGCACGCCTACAGCAGGCAGGCTCCCCGCGAGCCCTCCGATGCGCTCGCCCTGCTGCTGACGCTGGTGGGCACCCCGCCCGGGACCCTGCCTGCCGACCTGGACGGACGGGCCTCGCTGTGGCGCGACCGGATGGCGGGCAGCCGCGCCCTGCTGGTACTCGACGACGTACGCGACACCGCACAGATCCGCCCGCTGCTACCCGGCACGCCCCACTGCCGGGTGTTCATCACCAGTCGGCACCGGCTCGCCGACTTGGAGGGCGCCGAGCCGCTGTCGCTCGATGTACCGGCGGCGGCCGAAGCGGTCGAGCTGTTCACCCGCATCGTGGGCGCGTCCCGGATCTCCGACCCGGAGAGCGTGCGCCAGGCGGTCGATCTCTGCGGACGCCATCCGCTGGCTGTCCAGTTGATGGCCAACCGCTTCCGCCACCGGGACGCCTGGGATGTGGACGATCTGGTGGACCGGCTGCGGCAGTCGCCCGGCCAGCCCGGCGAACTGGACACCCTGCCGGGGGTCGCCGGATCCTTCGAGCTCTCCTACAGCGAACTCGGTGCGGCCGAGCAGCGGCTCTTCCGGCTGCTGGCCCTGCATCCCGGTCCCGACCTGACGCTGTACAGCGCCACCGCGCTCGACGGGAGAAGCCCCTCCGACGTCCGACGCAGCCTGGACGAGTTGACGGAGTGTCACTTCATGGAGGAGCTGCTCCGCGACCGCTACTGCTTCCACGGCCTGATCCGGGACTTCGCGCTGCGGGTCAGCAGACGTGACGACGCGGAGGCGGAGCGGCACGCGGCGATGCTGCGGCTGCTGGATTACTACCTGGCCGTCGCCGACGACGCCGACCGGCTGGTCCACCCGCTCCGCCGAAGGCTGGACATCCGGCCGGAGAACCCTCCCGCAGCGCGGCCCGCCTTCACGGACGCGGACGAGGCGGGCGCCTGGATGGACGTCGAGCGCTCCAATCTGCTGGCCGTCTCCCGCACCGCCGCGGCGCACTCGCCGACGCATGCCCGGCTGATCCCCCATGTGCTGGCCAAGGCGTTCTACAGCTGGGGCGCATGGCAGGTCGCGGACGGTCTGCACCAGGCCGCGCTCGGGGCCTGGGGCGAGGATGGCGACCAGGCCGCCCGAGCGCAGATCCTGGTGGAGCGCGCCTCCATGCTCTGGACCTTGGGCGTACACGACGGGGCGCTGCGCTGCGGGCTGGATGCACTGCGGCTCAGCCGTGCCGCCCAGGACCCGCGCGGCCAGGCCGAGGCGCTCTACCAGGTCGGCCGCGCCCGCCTCGTCTCCGGCCGCCCCCGGGAAGTACTGCTCAGCCTGGAGGAGGCCCTGCTGCTACACCGGGAGACCGGCAACCGGCGGGGCGAGGCGGAGGTGCGGAACCTCAAGGGCATCGCGCTGTCGCGGGCCGGCCGGTTCCATGAGGCGCTGGAGCAGTTCCGGTCCATGCTCGTCCTGGAACTGGAGATTGGCGACAAGTACGGTCAGATGTGGGCTCTGAACAACATGGGGGACAGCTACAGCCGACTCGGTCGGCACCAGGTGGCCCGGAGCCACTACGACCAGGCGATGGCGCTGGTGCGTCGCGTCGGCGGCATGCAGGAACTGGGCAACGTCTACGACAGCTACGGGAACTTCTACCGCGAGACCGGGGAGCCCTTCCGGGCCCTCGGATACTCCCGCAAGGCAGTGGACCTCTTCCGGGCCCTCAACGACCCCCGCTCGGAGAGCGACTCCCTGATCAGCATCGGCCTGACCTACCAGAAGCTGGGGCGGAACGCGGACGCCCTGATCCACTTCACCATGGCCGAGCGCATCGCCCTGCGGATCGACAGCCGACTCACCCGACAGAAGGCCCTGCTCGGCATCGCGGCGACCCGGCGGGCATCCGGGCAGTACAAGGAGGCGCTGGCGGCGGACCACGAGGCACTGCGGATCGCCCGGCGGATGGACGCGATCTTCGAGACCGCGGAGGCATGGGGCGGTCTGGCACAGACGGCGGTGGCCCTTCGCCGGACCACCGCCGCACGGCGGTTCTGGTTACGGGCCCTCATGCTCTACCAAGAGCTCGACGTGCCGGACGCCGAGGTGGTCCGCGGCCACCTGACCGAGCTGGGAATTACTGGAACTGGGGAAAATGCTGCCCCACATGAGGCCTAGAACCAGAAGAAACTTGATCACGGCCGACCAGGGCCTGGGAGAGCGCACGGAGTGTACCCCTGCTGTTCGATGATCGCGTGGACGTCCTGGTGACACTTGTGATCGTCACCGTAGCCCCGAGCAGGGCCCCTGGGAATCTCGGCGATCAAGAAGCCCAGGGTGCGCTAGACTCTCTGACCTGCATTGTTCGACGGATCCCAGCCGCCGCGCAGGCTCCCGTGTCCCGCCCGGCGGTGCCCCCGGGCCCCTCCCGCTCGGGGCCTGCTAGGAGACCTCGACGCCGTACTCCTCGATCAGGTCGGCCAGCCCGCCCGGATACCCCTTGCCGCCGATCACAAACTGCCACTCCCCGCTGGCCCGCCTGCGGAAGGAGCCCAGTACCAGGGCCGTCTCCCGGGGGCGGCCATCGGAGACGTCCAACCGGTCGATCTCCGTACCGGAGGCGTCCGACAGCCGGATACGCGCGTCGGTGAACCCGGACAGGTCCGCGTCCGGGTCGGCCTCGGGGTCGGTCGCGGCGACGAGCACCAGCCGGTCGGCGCTGCCGGGGAGCCGGTCGAAGGCCACCCGGATCGCGGCCTTGTCCGGACCGCTGCCCGGCACCATCCGCACACTGCCGTCCGGAGTGGACGGGTTGTTGTAGAAGACGAAGTGCTCCTCGCTGACCACTCGGCTCCCCTCGCAGACCAGGGCGCACACATCCAGCTCCACGCTGCCGGACCACGACATGCCCAGCACATTCGCCTCGTCCGGCTCCCCATCGGCACCGGACCCCGCCTGAGCCTGAGCCTGCGTCTGCGTCTGCGTCTGCGGGGTGGAGCCAAGCCGGCCGCCCAGCCCGTGCCGGTGCAGCAGGTCCACCAGTTCCCCGCCGGACACCAGGGTCAGCGGCTTCCCGTCGGCGAAGCGGTGCGAGCCGGGGCCGAAGGCGGAGGTGGTGATCAGGACGCCCTTGTTGGCGCCGACGTCCTGAACCGTGCCGTACAGGTCCCGTACGGCGGTCGGCGGCACGGTGTCGCGGTACCGCTTGGCCTGCACCACGATCCTGCCGCCCCGGATCGGATCGGGGTCCAGCGCATCCACATCCACCCCGCCGTCGCCGGACCGCTGGGTGGTCACCGCCTGCATCCCCATGGCCCGGAACAGCTCCGCGACCAGTTCCTCGAACTCGATCGGGTCCATCTCGTACAGGTCCGGCTCCTGGTCGGCCCCGTGCGACACCACGCTCCGACCGACCTCGGCGGGCACTCTGCCGGGCCGTACCGCGACGCGCCGGTCCGGGCTCTGCGACAGCCGGCCGCGCAACCCGTCCACCAGGCAGTCGGCGGCGCTCACCTGAGCCAGGTTCAGCTTGTCGAACTCCGTACGCGCCACCATCACGGTGGCCAGGAAGGTCTGCGTCTGCCGACCCGTCGCCGGATCGGTGTCGTCCACGAACCCGTTCAACGCCACCGAGTCCAGCGTGCCGAACCGGTCGGCCGCAAAGAGGTCGCGCAGCGCCAGCAGCATGGACTGGGCCAGCACATCGCGGTACAGCGCCCGGCGCTCGCTCACCGGCCGCCGGGTCTCCTTCTCCCGGTCGGCGCCGGGCATGTACCGCACCGCCGAGACCTCCGGCACGATCCCGTACCCGGGCAGCTCCCAGTTGAGCACCAGCTGCCGGGCCCCGGGGTCGAACGAGGCGGAGACCTGGCGCGGGAACCCCTCGGGCCACCCCTCCGAGGCGTAGAGCGCCGCCGAGAAGTACTCCACCACCGCATCCGGATCACCCCGGCGCAGCGTTGCCACCAGGCCCGCGATGCCCGCGTTGTGCTCGCGGATCGCCGCGAGCTGCTGCTCCGCCCACTGCTGGTACTGCCGCCAGTAGGCGTCGAGTCGGTGCCTTCGCTGCGCCTCGGCAGCCTGCGCGGCCTGCCAGTCGTACTCGAACCGGGCACGCGCCTCCTCCTGCGCCTGCCGCTTGGCCCCGAACCCCCAACCGCCCTGCTGCTGGGGCTGGTAGGCACCCGGGTCCGGCATGGGGATCGGGTCGGCGAGCGCCCCGGGCGCAAACGGTTCGACGTGCTCCGGCCGGGCCAGCGCGGCGGTGCTGAACCCCGGGGCGTCGCACCCCGCCGTCAGCAGGCCCTTGAGCATCTCGACCCGGGCGTCGAGTTCCTCGGTGCGCCGCTGGGCATCGGCCTCACGCCGCTGCCGGTAGGCGGCCTGCTGCTCCCGCTGGCTCCGCGCTGCGGCCCGCTCGGCCGCCCGCTGCTGACGCTCCGACTCGCGCTGCTGCTGGAGCCGGGCCCGATGCTGCGCCTCCTGCTGTCGCTGCTGCTGGCGCTGGATCTCGGCCCAGGTGGCTATCAGCCCGGTGGAGCGGCGGCTCATTCGGCTGTGGGTTCCTCTCGGGGACGCCTCCCGCCCTCCCGGAAACGACGCGCGGAAACGCCACGCGGAAACGGCGCGGGGGCGGGGCAACCAACAGTGTCCACGCGACCATATCGGCTGCCCCGCGCCCGCTTCAGCCCGTTGCCCGACCACGTCGGCAACGTTTCCGACCACCCGCCTTCGCATCGGCGCCGTGCGTCACCGCGCGGCGCGGCACACCCGTCGGCGCGGGCGGGCGGTCAGCTCTGCTGCGTCGTCCGCTCGCGCAGCGCCTGCTGTACGGCGTCCCGTACCCGGCTGTCCTCACGCAGCTTGCGCCGTGCG is part of the Peterkaempfera bronchialis genome and encodes:
- a CDS encoding restriction endonuclease, with product MSRRSTGLIATWAEIQRQQQRQQEAQHRARLQQQRESERQQRAAERAAARSQREQQAAYRQRREADAQRRTEELDARVEMLKGLLTAGCDAPGFSTAALARPEHVEPFAPGALADPIPMPDPGAYQPQQQGGWGFGAKRQAQEEARARFEYDWQAAQAAEAQRRHRLDAYWRQYQQWAEQQLAAIREHNAGIAGLVATLRRGDPDAVVEYFSAALYASEGWPEGFPRQVSASFDPGARQLVLNWELPGYGIVPEVSAVRYMPGADREKETRRPVSERRALYRDVLAQSMLLALRDLFAADRFGTLDSVALNGFVDDTDPATGRQTQTFLATVMVARTEFDKLNLAQVSAADCLVDGLRGRLSQSPDRRVAVRPGRVPAEVGRSVVSHGADQEPDLYEMDPIEFEELVAELFRAMGMQAVTTQRSGDGGVDVDALDPDPIRGGRIVVQAKRYRDTVPPTAVRDLYGTVQDVGANKGVLITTSAFGPGSHRFADGKPLTLVSGGELVDLLHRHGLGGRLGSTPQTQTQTQAQAQAGSGADGEPDEANVLGMSWSGSVELDVCALVCEGSRVVSEEHFVFYNNPSTPDGSVRMVPGSGPDKAAIRVAFDRLPGSADRLVLVAATDPEADPDADLSGFTDARIRLSDASGTEIDRLDVSDGRPRETALVLGSFRRRASGEWQFVIGGKGYPGGLADLIEEYGVEVS
- a CDS encoding AfsR/SARP family transcriptional regulator; this translates as MEFRLLGPLEVWVDGRQIRLGSAKERAVLAVLICAAESPVTVDALLERVWDGNPPPSGPDTLQSYVSRLRNRLRAAAGDGVRLDFSARTYRLRTDPEAVDLQRFRRLHRQGRATAAAGDPERAVELLRDAQALWRGDALSGFDSVWATGLRSRLGEEHRAAREQRIRLELDLGRHAELIGELSELAAARPVPEPMVMDLMLALYRSGRHAESLTAYRDARARLRDELGLDPRPELNHLHQRILRRDPALAVPEPTDHAPGRASRAPDNLPRDLPDFTGRRAELEVLLAEPPSDTTSLPVTVIHGMPGVGKTTLAIRAAHLLRDRYPHGLIHLDLHAYSRQAPREPSDALALLLTLVGTPPGTLPADLDGRASLWRDRMAGSRALLVLDDVRDTAQIRPLLPGTPHCRVFITSRHRLADLEGAEPLSLDVPAAAEAVELFTRIVGASRISDPESVRQAVDLCGRHPLAVQLMANRFRHRDAWDVDDLVDRLRQSPGQPGELDTLPGVAGSFELSYSELGAAEQRLFRLLALHPGPDLTLYSATALDGRSPSDVRRSLDELTECHFMEELLRDRYCFHGLIRDFALRVSRRDDAEAERHAAMLRLLDYYLAVADDADRLVHPLRRRLDIRPENPPAARPAFTDADEAGAWMDVERSNLLAVSRTAAAHSPTHARLIPHVLAKAFYSWGAWQVADGLHQAALGAWGEDGDQAARAQILVERASMLWTLGVHDGALRCGLDALRLSRAAQDPRGQAEALYQVGRARLVSGRPREVLLSLEEALLLHRETGNRRGEAEVRNLKGIALSRAGRFHEALEQFRSMLVLELEIGDKYGQMWALNNMGDSYSRLGRHQVARSHYDQAMALVRRVGGMQELGNVYDSYGNFYRETGEPFRALGYSRKAVDLFRALNDPRSESDSLISIGLTYQKLGRNADALIHFTMAERIALRIDSRLTRQKALLGIAATRRASGQYKEALAADHEALRIARRMDAIFETAEAWGGLAQTAVALRRTTAARRFWLRALMLYQELDVPDAEVVRGHLTELGITGTGENAAPHEA